In one window of Kitasatospora sp. MMS16-BH015 DNA:
- a CDS encoding ABC transporter permease, which yields MSPETKSAGRPDTGVIHDIGYRSYQGPRLGRGYATRSLYTQSLRAAFGLGRSGKSKVVPMLMLGLPVLVAGMLVAFAIMSKLPQLGVDYPAFLAVTGLLVQIFVAAQAPVLLSRDLRHHTMPLYFSRPITRQDYVRAKFAAMVSAMMIVMGLPLLVMFVGSLLAGMDFGHNLGHFLIGLLTALLYALLYSAVALLIAASTPRRGFGVAAIMGVLVISRIVAQIVFGLSGGFDLHPAESADWAGLLSPSMLVDSFVTQLFGLADDARAMHAPGTLGLVVFAAEMLVLVVGAYGLTGRRYRKI from the coding sequence ATGTCGCCTGAGACGAAGAGCGCGGGCCGCCCCGACACCGGGGTGATCCACGACATCGGGTACCGCTCGTACCAGGGCCCGCGGCTGGGCCGCGGCTACGCGACCCGCTCGCTCTACACCCAGAGCCTGCGGGCGGCCTTCGGCCTCGGCCGCTCGGGCAAGTCCAAGGTGGTGCCGATGCTGATGCTCGGCCTGCCGGTGCTGGTGGCGGGGATGCTGGTCGCCTTCGCGATCATGTCCAAGCTGCCCCAGCTGGGCGTGGACTACCCCGCCTTCCTGGCTGTCACCGGTCTGCTGGTGCAGATCTTCGTGGCCGCCCAGGCACCGGTGCTGCTCTCCCGCGACCTGCGGCACCACACCATGCCGCTCTACTTCTCCCGCCCGATCACCCGGCAGGACTACGTGCGGGCGAAGTTCGCCGCGATGGTCAGCGCGATGATGATCGTGATGGGGCTGCCGCTGCTGGTGATGTTCGTCGGCTCGCTGCTGGCCGGGATGGACTTCGGCCACAACCTCGGCCACTTCCTGATCGGCCTGCTCACCGCGCTGCTCTACGCGCTGCTGTACTCGGCGGTCGCGCTGCTGATCGCGGCGAGCACCCCGCGCCGGGGCTTCGGGGTGGCGGCGATCATGGGCGTGCTGGTGATCAGCCGGATCGTGGCCCAGATCGTCTTCGGCCTGAGCGGCGGCTTCGACCTGCACCCGGCCGAGTCGGCCGACTGGGCCGGGCTGCTCTCGCCGTCCATGCTGGTCGACTCCTTCGTCACCCAGCTCTTCGGCCTGGCCGACGACGCCCGGGCGATGCACGCCCCCGGCACCCTCGGCCTGGTGGTCTTCGCCGCCGAGATGCTCGTCCTGGTGGTGGGCGCCTACGGGCTCACCGGCCGCCGCTACCGGAAGATCTGA
- a CDS encoding MFS transporter, with protein MSVTRAYQPVVAPVVRTRTRLAHPALLLAGIVLVALNMRACLAAISPMVGEIQRTFGLSTTASGLITTIPVLFQGLGAPLTPRLTRRFGTERVVLGAVLVLGAGVLLRVLPSVGALYAGCVVIGVAIAVLNVSMPGLVKREFPQRAATMTGVYSTAMLVGATLAAGVSVPLEKVLGGGWQASLGAWSLLALIAAVAWLPQVLRARALPVPAAAQTTAQATAQATPGPAKPIEGIWRARLAWQISIFMGISSLLVYILVAWMPTILAEHGMDRGQAGLVFAFSNLLQVVGAFLVPMIAGRLTHQSWLAVGMASLSALGITGLLVAPVSGAWVCAAVLGVAQGGSLGLGLAFIVLRTRSAAGAAQLGGMSQAVGYLVAAAGPVGAGALHQLTGGWNVTLVLMLVLAGVAAVAGFGAGRDRSL; from the coding sequence ATGTCGGTCACCCGCGCGTATCAGCCGGTCGTCGCCCCAGTCGTCCGTACTCGCACCAGGCTCGCCCACCCCGCCCTGCTGCTGGCGGGCATCGTGCTGGTCGCGCTCAACATGCGCGCCTGCCTGGCGGCGATCTCGCCGATGGTCGGCGAGATCCAGCGCACCTTCGGCCTCTCCACCACCGCGAGCGGCCTGATCACCACCATCCCGGTGCTCTTCCAGGGCCTGGGCGCCCCGCTCACCCCCCGGCTGACCCGCCGGTTCGGCACCGAGCGGGTGGTGCTCGGCGCCGTGCTGGTGCTGGGCGCGGGCGTGCTGCTGCGGGTGCTGCCCTCGGTGGGCGCGCTGTACGCGGGCTGCGTGGTGATCGGCGTGGCGATCGCCGTCCTGAACGTCTCGATGCCGGGCCTGGTCAAGCGCGAGTTCCCGCAGCGGGCCGCGACCATGACCGGGGTCTACTCCACCGCGATGCTGGTCGGCGCCACGCTGGCCGCCGGTGTCTCGGTGCCGCTGGAGAAGGTGCTCGGCGGCGGCTGGCAGGCCTCGCTGGGCGCCTGGTCGCTGCTCGCGCTGATCGCCGCGGTGGCCTGGCTGCCGCAGGTGCTCCGAGCCCGGGCCCTGCCCGTCCCGGCCGCCGCCCAGACCACGGCCCAGGCCACGGCTCAGGCCACCCCCGGGCCGGCCAAGCCGATCGAGGGCATCTGGCGCGCCCGGCTGGCCTGGCAGATCAGCATCTTCATGGGCATCTCCTCGCTGCTGGTCTACATCCTGGTCGCCTGGATGCCGACCATCCTGGCCGAGCACGGCATGGACCGCGGCCAGGCCGGCCTGGTCTTCGCCTTCAGCAACCTGCTCCAGGTGGTCGGCGCCTTCCTGGTGCCGATGATCGCCGGCCGCCTGACCCACCAGAGCTGGCTCGCGGTGGGCATGGCCTCGCTCAGCGCGCTGGGCATCACCGGTCTGCTGGTCGCCCCGGTCTCCGGCGCCTGGGTCTGCGCGGCGGTGCTCGGCGTCGCCCAGGGCGGCTCGCTGGGCCTGGGCCTGGCCTTCATCGTGCTGCGCACCCGCAGCGCCGCCGGCGCCGCCCAGCTGGGCGGCATGAGCCAGGCGGTCGGCTACCTGGTGGCCGCGGCCGGCCCGGTCGGCGCGGGCGCCCTGCACCAGCTGACCGGCGGCTGGAACGTCACCCTGGTGCTGATGCTGGTACTGGCCGGCGTCGCCGCCGTGGCGGGCTTCGGCGCGGGCCGCGACCGCTCGCTCTGA
- a CDS encoding ABC transporter permease: MNTTVARLTVRGLLGSRRGVLLLIVPVVLLLISVIGRSTGADKHDLAVSVLGQLGLGTLVPILGLIIGTGVIATEIDDGSIVYLLAKPLPRWQIITTKLAVAIGTTWLVAAVPMLVSGLILYGTQEGLAAGYFLGTLVAGAAYSAVFLMLGVVTRHAVVAGLAYALIWESLIGSYVDGAKTLSIQQWGLSIAKATASEDALTAHVSLGAAVPLLVIVTVAATVLASVKLAGLTLASDE; this comes from the coding sequence GTGAACACCACCGTCGCCCGGCTGACCGTGCGCGGTCTGCTGGGCAGCCGCCGCGGCGTCCTGCTGCTGATCGTCCCGGTCGTCCTGCTGCTGATCTCGGTGATCGGGCGGAGCACCGGCGCCGACAAGCACGACCTCGCCGTGAGCGTGCTCGGCCAGCTCGGCCTGGGCACCCTGGTGCCGATCCTCGGCCTGATCATCGGCACCGGCGTGATCGCCACCGAGATCGACGACGGCTCGATCGTCTACCTGCTGGCCAAGCCGCTGCCCCGCTGGCAGATCATCACCACCAAGCTCGCGGTGGCGATCGGCACCACCTGGCTGGTCGCGGCCGTGCCGATGCTGGTCAGCGGCCTGATCCTGTACGGCACCCAGGAGGGCCTGGCGGCCGGGTATTTCCTCGGCACCCTGGTCGCCGGGGCCGCGTACAGCGCCGTCTTCCTGATGCTCGGCGTGGTCACCCGGCACGCCGTGGTGGCCGGCCTGGCCTACGCGCTGATCTGGGAGAGTCTGATCGGCAGCTACGTGGACGGCGCCAAGACGCTCTCCATCCAGCAGTGGGGCCTCTCGATCGCCAAGGCCACCGCGAGCGAGGACGCCCTCACCGCGCACGTCTCGCTCGGCGCGGCCGTCCCGCTGCTGGTGATCGTCACGGTGGCGGCCACCGTGCTGGCCTCGGTCAAGCTGGCCGGGCTCACCCTCGCCTCGGACGAGTGA
- a CDS encoding ABC transporter ATP-binding protein, translating into MAVITIDKVSRWFGNVVAVNDVSMTIGPGVTGLLGPNGAGKSTLIHLMSGFLAPSAGAVTLDGARIWRNQEVYRSIGLVPERESMYDQLTGWEFVLANAELHGLPDPGAAARRAIGLVEMEYAQERKTGTYSKGMKQRVKMASALVHDPAVLLLDEPFNGMDPRQRLQLMELLRRFGADGRTVLFSSHILEEVEQLARHIEVIVAGRHAASGDFREIRRLMTDRPHRYLVRSSDDRRLAAALIADGSTAGIELDYQERALRIQAINFQGFTTLLPKVAQEAGIRLYTVSPADESLESVFSYLVAS; encoded by the coding sequence ATGGCTGTCATCACCATCGACAAGGTCTCCCGCTGGTTCGGCAACGTGGTCGCCGTCAACGACGTCTCGATGACCATCGGCCCGGGCGTGACCGGCCTGCTCGGCCCCAACGGCGCCGGCAAGTCCACCCTGATCCACCTGATGAGCGGCTTCCTCGCCCCCTCGGCCGGGGCGGTCACCCTGGACGGCGCGCGGATCTGGCGCAACCAGGAGGTCTACCGCTCGATCGGCCTGGTGCCCGAGCGCGAGTCCATGTACGACCAGCTGACCGGCTGGGAGTTCGTGCTGGCCAACGCCGAGCTGCACGGCCTGCCCGACCCGGGCGCGGCGGCCAGGCGGGCGATCGGCCTGGTCGAGATGGAGTACGCCCAGGAGCGGAAGACCGGCACCTACTCCAAGGGCATGAAGCAGCGGGTCAAGATGGCCTCCGCGCTGGTGCACGACCCGGCGGTGCTGCTGCTCGACGAGCCGTTCAACGGCATGGACCCGCGCCAGCGGCTCCAGCTGATGGAGCTGCTGCGCCGGTTCGGCGCCGACGGCCGCACCGTGCTCTTCTCCTCGCACATCCTGGAGGAGGTGGAGCAGCTGGCCCGCCACATCGAGGTGATCGTGGCCGGCCGGCACGCGGCCTCCGGCGACTTCCGGGAGATCCGCCGGCTGATGACGGACCGTCCGCACCGGTACCTGGTGCGCTCCAGCGACGACCGCCGGCTGGCCGCCGCCCTGATCGCCGACGGCTCCACCGCCGGGATCGAGCTGGACTACCAGGAGCGGGCGCTGCGCATCCAGGCGATCAACTTCCAGGGCTTCACCACCCTGCTGCCGAAGGTCGCCCAGGAGGCGGGCATCCGGCTCTACACCGTCTCCCCGGCCGACGAGTCGCTGGAGAGCGTCTTCTCCTACCTCGTCGCCTCCTGA
- a CDS encoding FadR/GntR family transcriptional regulator: MSGNDGLQAPGRRSLVDAAIEQLREQLSAGAWPVGAKIPTEHELAERLQVGRNTVREAIRVLVHAGMLVSRQGEGTFVRSTSDPAAVLRGVQRSGVRDVLEVRAALEAEAARLAAVRHTPEDIARMRAALAREAEVMAAQPERAGREATVEHDLEFHTAVVEAAHNPALTEVYRYFGASVRESMRTAFGDHEMPEVAIATHAALVDAIESGDPDRAEAACRELLAEPTAAVEQLIAAIAARK, translated from the coding sequence GTGAGCGGGAACGACGGGCTACAGGCCCCCGGGCGGCGGTCGTTGGTGGACGCGGCGATCGAGCAGCTGCGGGAGCAGCTGAGCGCCGGGGCGTGGCCGGTGGGGGCGAAGATCCCGACCGAGCACGAGCTGGCCGAGCGGTTGCAGGTGGGGCGCAACACCGTGCGGGAGGCGATCCGGGTGCTGGTGCACGCGGGGATGCTGGTCTCCCGGCAGGGTGAGGGCACCTTCGTGCGGAGCACCAGCGACCCGGCGGCGGTGCTGCGCGGGGTCCAGCGCTCGGGCGTGCGGGACGTGCTGGAGGTACGGGCCGCGCTGGAGGCGGAGGCCGCCCGGCTGGCCGCCGTCCGGCACACCCCCGAGGACATCGCGCGGATGCGCGCCGCCCTGGCCCGCGAGGCCGAGGTGATGGCGGCGCAGCCCGAGCGGGCCGGCCGCGAGGCCACCGTCGAGCACGACCTGGAGTTCCACACCGCCGTGGTGGAGGCCGCGCACAACCCGGCGCTGACCGAGGTGTACCGGTACTTCGGCGCCTCCGTCCGCGAGTCGATGCGCACCGCCTTCGGCGACCACGAGATGCCCGAGGTGGCCATCGCCACCCACGCGGCCCTGGTTGACGCGATCGAGAGCGGCGACCCGGACCGGGCCGAGGCCGCGTGTCGCGAGCTGCTCGCGGAGCCTACGGCCGCCGTGGAGCAGCTGATCGCCGCCATCGCCGCGCGGAAGTAA
- a CDS encoding ABC transporter ATP-binding protein, giving the protein MSTVIKTDGLTKRFPRVTALDQLTVAVQPGVVGLVGANGAGKSTLIKILLGLSPATSGTGQVLGLDIATEGPAIRERVGYMPEHDCLPPDVSATEFVVHMARMSGLPAAAARERTADTLRHVGLYEERYRPIGGYSTGMKQRVKLAQALVHDPQLVLLDEPTNGLDPVGRDEMLALIRRVHTEFGISVLVTTHLLGELERTCDHLVVIDGGKLLRSSSTASFTEATQLLAVEVTDHPEDRTLDAEAAVRDRLTAAGLSVSADGSRVLLVELAGDSTYDTVRDTVAELGLGLVRLEQRRHRVAEIFTSDRTDADQPSGGAQDVA; this is encoded by the coding sequence GTGTCCACTGTCATCAAGACGGACGGCCTCACCAAGAGGTTCCCCCGGGTCACTGCCCTCGACCAGCTCACCGTAGCGGTGCAGCCCGGGGTGGTCGGCCTGGTGGGGGCGAACGGCGCGGGCAAGTCCACTCTCATCAAGATCCTGCTCGGGCTCTCCCCGGCCACCTCCGGCACCGGGCAGGTGCTCGGGTTGGACATCGCCACCGAGGGCCCGGCCATCCGCGAGCGGGTCGGGTACATGCCCGAGCACGACTGCCTGCCGCCGGACGTGTCGGCCACCGAGTTCGTGGTGCACATGGCCCGGATGTCCGGCCTGCCGGCCGCCGCCGCGCGCGAGCGGACGGCCGACACGCTGCGGCACGTCGGCCTGTACGAGGAGCGGTACCGCCCGATCGGCGGGTACTCCACCGGCATGAAGCAGCGGGTCAAGCTGGCCCAGGCCCTGGTGCACGACCCGCAGTTGGTGCTGCTCGACGAGCCGACCAACGGGCTCGACCCGGTCGGCCGGGACGAGATGCTGGCGTTGATCCGCCGGGTGCACACCGAGTTCGGCATCTCGGTGCTGGTCACCACCCACCTGCTCGGCGAGCTGGAGCGCACCTGCGACCACCTGGTGGTGATCGACGGCGGCAAGCTGCTGCGCTCCTCCTCCACGGCCTCCTTCACCGAGGCCACCCAGCTGCTCGCGGTGGAGGTCACCGACCACCCCGAGGACCGCACCCTGGACGCCGAGGCGGCCGTCCGCGACCGCCTGACCGCCGCCGGGCTGAGCGTCTCGGCGGACGGCTCGCGGGTGCTGCTGGTCGAGCTCGCGGGGGATTCCACCTACGACACCGTCCGGGACACCGTGGCCGAGCTCGGCCTGGGCCTGGTCCGGCTCGAGCAGCGCCGCCACCGGGTCGCCGAGATCTTCACCAGCGACCGTACGGACGCCGACCAGCCGAGCGGAGGGGCGCAGGATGTCGCCTGA
- a CDS encoding NAD-dependent epimerase/dehydratase family protein, which produces MRLLMLGGTGFVGRAVVEEAVARDWSVTVLHRGSKPTPAGATVLHGDRTAPDGLAALAGGEWDLVVDTWSARPSAVRDSAAALADRVGRYVYVSSCSVYAEPVDHAAAEAGVAVPASPDDEVGAEYAAAKRGGELAVEAAFGAERSLLVRSGLILGPGEDIGRLPWWLNRIARGGPVLAPGPAELPLQYVDVRDLAVWSLDAAVAGLSGPYNLASRTGHASMRELLEACVAVTGSDAELRWTDPEPILAAGVAPWMDLPVWAPPGKYHDFLYRTVTENALAAGLRCRPVTETVADTWAWLSALGGVAPQRPDRPVLGLDPERERQLLGLD; this is translated from the coding sequence ATGCGACTTCTGATGCTCGGAGGGACAGGCTTCGTCGGACGCGCCGTCGTCGAGGAGGCCGTGGCCCGGGACTGGTCCGTGACCGTGCTGCACCGGGGCAGCAAGCCCACCCCGGCGGGGGCCACCGTGCTGCACGGCGACCGGACGGCCCCGGACGGCCTGGCCGCGCTGGCCGGCGGCGAGTGGGATCTGGTGGTGGACACCTGGAGCGCCCGCCCGAGCGCCGTCCGGGATTCGGCGGCGGCCCTGGCCGACCGGGTGGGGCGGTACGTCTACGTCTCCAGCTGCTCGGTCTACGCCGAGCCGGTGGACCACGCGGCGGCCGAGGCGGGCGTGGCCGTACCGGCCTCGCCGGACGACGAGGTGGGGGCCGAGTACGCCGCCGCCAAGCGGGGCGGGGAGCTGGCCGTGGAGGCCGCCTTCGGCGCCGAGCGCTCGCTGCTGGTGCGCAGCGGCCTGATCCTCGGCCCCGGCGAGGACATCGGCCGGCTGCCCTGGTGGCTCAACCGGATCGCCCGCGGCGGCCCGGTGCTGGCGCCGGGCCCGGCGGAGCTGCCGCTGCAGTACGTGGACGTGCGCGACCTGGCCGTCTGGTCGCTGGACGCGGCGGTGGCCGGCCTGAGCGGCCCGTACAACCTGGCCAGCCGCACCGGGCACGCGAGCATGCGGGAGCTGCTGGAGGCCTGCGTGGCGGTGACCGGCTCGGACGCCGAGCTGCGCTGGACGGACCCGGAGCCGATCCTGGCCGCCGGCGTCGCGCCCTGGATGGACCTGCCGGTCTGGGCCCCGCCCGGGAAGTACCACGACTTCCTCTACCGGACGGTGACCGAGAACGCGCTGGCCGCCGGTCTGCGCTGCCGCCCGGTGACGGAGACGGTGGCCGACACCTGGGCCTGGCTCAGCGCGCTGGGCGGCGTCGCCCCGCAGCGGCCGGACCGCCCGGTGCTCGGGCTCGACCCGGAGCGCGAGCGGCAGCTGCTCGGCCTGGACTGA